From the genome of Vitis riparia cultivar Riparia Gloire de Montpellier isolate 1030 chromosome 2, EGFV_Vit.rip_1.0, whole genome shotgun sequence:
AAGAAAGTTTGAGAAAAACTAGACATAGTATAACTTCTATTGATGTTGAAGCTACAACTGACTTTTAGCTTCAGCAGAAACCAGACCATGTTCCTTGTAGTACAGACTATATCCACATAATTTCAGTGAATGTGGAAGCTACAGCTTGATCTGTAGTTTCAGCAGAAAAGTGGCAACTGAAGCATTTGTGGACTCATGATCATCCGGACATCTAGCCTGTTGGCATTAGAAAAGGTGGCAAATGGCAGTGAGAATGAGCTTTGAAAGCCTAGGCCAAAACTCAAAAGTTTCTTGCAATTGATGCTCGATAAGCTTTGTATCCTATCAAAGGAGATTGGACAAGGCATAACGGGCAACTTTGTTTATAACGAAGGCAATCTTTGGCCTTGTTGGAGTAAGGATATTCCCTGGCATCATGCCACCAACAGTACTCCAATATTCAGTGCCATCCATAATGAGATATTGAGATCAACCAATAGTGAAACATTGTGCTGTTGTTTTTTCATGGGTGACTATCAAAAGAAGTCTTTCATGGTCGCATAGGAGAGTTGGGTGGTTGTGccaaactttttatattttaggtgTGCTACTTTTATTGGGTTCCTTGCTTAGCCAATCAAGTGGTAGACCTTTTAGCCAAAAAAGAAGCCAAATATTTGGTGTCTTCCGTTGGCCTCTTTGAGTTGTAATTAGTATTGTTTTGGTTCACTCTTAGACTTTTGTACTTTCTTAGTTGTCCAACTTGTATCACTTCTGTTCTGGGAGTTtctccttttgttttgatttgctTTGTATATTGTGGAAGGATGTCTTGTCCTTAAGGTGGAAAATTGATAAGTGAAAAATGGTCTTGGTATCAATCTTtgtgataaataaataataacacaACCTTGATATATAAGAAGTGTCAAGAGTTTTGAGCTTTTGACACCATAGTTGATCAGAAGGCAAGCAGCTGAAGTAGTGATATGTAGCTTCTGATCCTTTTTTGGGGCTATGAAAGTCTCTTTGATTCTCGGTATTTGGTGTTGAATCCTCCTTCCCCCCCCCCCTTTATGGTCTTTCCATTTCTCTTCTTCCTAAACCTTTTTGAGGTTGTCACTGCATACTTTCATGATACTGTTTTTGGCCTCTTTTGAGCACTTTAATATACTCAATTTTTTCCTTGCATGGCTTCTTGAGATGCAAGTTGTTGTATAGCTGAAGATAAACATGTGGGTCCTATCATACTTAACTAAAGGGACAACTTTGGGTAGTAGTGGTGCTAAGGGATCAGAAAGGTAGGCTGGTATAGATATGTGCCAAAGATGAGAGGTTTCTTGTTAAATCTTTCAATTGCGAGCCGGATATGAATGTTCTTCCTCTGCAGATGGTGAAATTTTTTTCTGACAATGGAGCAGATCAGGAGAAAAATTAGTCTCTAGCTAGTTGTTGGTGTTTATGTAGGAAAGATGAGGAGTGGACTAACTATTTGTTAATATGTTGTGGTAGTTATTCTTTTCCTCCCCCCGCCCTCTTTTTGTGTGGGCATTTCCTGGGTGCTTTTAAGGTTGGTGAGTGAGGTTTTACAAAGGTAGAATGGGAGCTTTGTAGGTAGAAGTGtaagaaggtttttttttttcctttttgtgtgGCCATTTCCTGGCTGTTTTTAGGTTGGTGAATGAGGTTTTACAAAGGTAGAATGGGACCTTTGTAGGTAGAAGTGTAAGAAGGTTCAGTAAACAACCCTATTGTGATGTGGTTGGAGTAAAATTGCAAAAATTCAAAGGCTTGAAGCATTTGGTTCACTAGCTAAAGAAGTCTTTATTTGGTCTCTCTTGCTTTGGTTTAGAAAGGTTGTGCAGGGAACTTTCATTTTTGCTTGATTTTATTGGTTGGATGGGATCCTCTTAAGGGGGATGTTGGTCTAGTCTTTCCTCGTGTAGAATATTAGAAGTTGTGATACGGATGCTTTTATCATAACCCTTTGTTGGGTGCTTGCCTGTAGCCAAGTGGAGGTATGCTTTTGCatctttaatcttttttttttctttttttaacccAAGCCAAAATGATGTTGTTTTGAccctcaaattttgttttttgtgtttttttgttgtCTTAAAAGAAGAGTAAAATGACGTCAGTTTGCTTTGCTTAAAAGCTAAGTTAAAGGTTAGAACAGTGCCTCTTGGTTAACCCACctcaatttctatttttgtgttttattttttaaaaaagaagagcaAAACGACATTGTATTGCTTAACATTAAGGTAGAACAATGTCATTTGGTTAACCCTTATTAAAGAAGAAAGCCTTGGTCTTGGACTTATGCCtaggtgaagaagaagaagaagacacatgaagaagaaaaagaattaagtCTTGTAAATTGGGTTAGGGTGTTTATAGAGGATCATACTTTGtctatgattgatttttataGAATGGCTATATGTCTAGTTAGGGGAAaggttttttgtcttctttgccTAGTTTCTTGGGCGTTCTAattgtatacttcatgtgtactGTTTTCGCCGCTTCTAGGCGCCTCTAATACAAACTCTATTTACCtatcacaaaaagaaaaaagaaggaaaaagaataagaagatACATGGAGAAGAACATGACGAAGAAGAAACacatgaaaaagaagaagagtaaACACATTGAGTATATTGAAAGCTTGGTCTATGACTTGTGACTTGTGCCTAAGGCCCCAAGAAGGTCTTTGTGCTACAAGTGTGTTGCTTCTTGTGTATTTCTTTGTACTTGGGTTGCACCCTTTTTTGTAGTtgctattttaataaattttttgttactcAATGAAAAAGTTAATAAAAGAGAAAGGTGCAATGGTATCTCAAAGCATAAATGGTAGGAGCAACCTAATGTATCCAATGCTCAATATGACAAGTAATAAAGCCTTGACCTATGACTTGTGACTTGTGCCTTTGCCCTCAAAAGGCCTTCGTGCTTGAAGTGTGTTGCTTCTTGTACACTATAATTGTACTTAGGTTGTACCTATTTTTCTAGctgttattttaataaaattttctttacccAATAAAAAGAAGTTATAAAAGGGGAAAGGTGTAATGGTCTCTTGATGCATAAATGGAAGGCACAAGCTATCACATCCAATACTCTCTATGACAAGTAATACTGCAGCTTTGCAATGATGCAATGGTCAATCTTATAGAACTAGATATGTCGTTGGCACAAGTGATGTGTTcaggaaaaatatttaaattcatgttgAATAATGTATGATATATTAAAATTCCAAGAGCTAAAAAATTTGGAagtgaaaagaaacaaaataaagcgAGTATTGGTTATAAGCCTATAAACATGgaataattcttcaaaagcaattataaaatagttcCATAGGTAGTGATTGTACTGTTGAGCAATGAGCCATACCATGTGGGAAACTTTGGTTTGaattttcaagataaaaaataaCTGGAGAGAACTTCATCTTGCTAATTAGAATAAAAGAAGCTACCTCATGTAGCACAGAGGGGAGAGGAGCTTTGTCTCCCAAAGAATCTTAGTTTTTAAGGGATTGTAACCTTGGATGGAGAGAATCGAATAAGACAAGGGTACCTGGAGCTTTTATAGCACTCGTAAGAAATTGATATCAAGATGGAGAGGTGTTGTAACCTTTCAATAATTTGAGATTAAGATTGAGAGTACCTATAAGCCTCTTAACTATGGAATAATCCTTAAAATGAAATTGTGCAATAGCAGTTGTACATGTGTGCATGGGTTGGGGAAGTATGAGTTTGAATTTTGggcataaaaaatgaaaggagaaaGAGCTTTGTCTTGCAAAATAGAGCATAGGAAAGCTTCTTCCTGAAGATAGTCAAGAATCTTGGTCTCACAAAAATCTTTAGAGAAAAGTAGGCTTTGTTAGGGTGGTCTTcgatgaaaagagaaaaaaattagtgCTCCTTGAATTGTCATCACCCTTTAAGGAATTGAGATCAAGAGTTGTCATGTTACAAGTTAAGAGAGATCTCAAGAGAAAAATCACCGTGACTTTGTAACCATCAAGATTGAGATTGATCAAGATCCATCCAAACAGATTAAGAGAGATCCATATAAATTTTGTGTCTATGTCCATATGTAGGAAAGGGGATGGGGGAATCACCTTGAGTCAACATCAAGATTGATTTTGAGCCATTTAGAGAGTGGTTGAGAGAGATTTTATTGGGAAATCAAGATCTAGATTAATGCAAAGGTTGTGAGATAGAAAGGGGAAGATTGATAGGGAGGGGAGAGAGTGAACTGCCTTGAATTTTCATATTGCATCAAGATCAAGTGCCATCTAGGGAGAATCGAGAGCCATCTGATGGAGCCCCGAGGAGAGATATGAACATCATTTTTAGTTGTAGCAAAGATTTTACATGTTAGAGGTGCAGTAGAAGACATCAAGGGATGGAGGGAACTGCCTTGGATTTTCATATGCATAAAGATCAAGATTGACCAAGAAAGGTTGAGAGATATGTAGTTGGGAAACCAAGATCTAGATAAACGGAGAGCCATCAAGATAGTGGAAAAATGGATAGGGATAGGGAGTTTAGTGGTGATGAGATTTAACTTGTTAGAGGTTAGGAGAAATTGAGAGGAGGATCCCAAAAGAGGTCAAGACAGATTTCTCATTGAGAAATCAGGATATAGATTCATTGAGAGCCATCAAAAGAGAGGGATGAACAAGGTGTGTGGTGGTAGTGAGATTGAACTTGTTAGAGTTTGAGAGTAATCTTAAGAGGAAATCACATTGGATTTTCATAATGTTTGGGTGATCGATTGGGATTTGATTGAGAGTACTTGAGAGAGAGCCCATCAAGAAATTGAGATCGAGAGCCATCCTTCAACCATTAGGAGGGAGAGCTTATTGAGAAATTGAGATTGAGATCAATCAAGAGTCATCTTTCAAGAAAATTCAGATCAGTCTTTGCAACTCTTCAAGAAATCGAGATCAAGATCGATTGGGAGCTATcaaaaaagagaaattgaaaaaaagccTGATTGAGAGCCACCCTTTaacaaaatcaatatcaatatttttaatcttccAAGAAATCAAGATTCAAGAAGAGCCATTGAGATAGGCAGCTAATTGAGAAATTGAGGTCAAGATTGATTTGAGAGCCATCCTTTCTAGAAATCAAGATTGAAATTGATTGAGAGCCAATCAATCCAAAGATTGAAAGCCTCTTTCGTTTGTAATCTTTTCTCTTGGACGAAGTCTTGGTTAGATGGAGAGCCCCGTTCCTTATTTagctttgtagattggttgggctctaattGAGGGTTGGTGGGTGTAAGCTTCTTtgtgctttttgtttttggggCTTCTCGTGTATACTCCCTGTGTGCTTCGGGTTGCCTTCTTGCTTCcctcttttaatgaaattttttctatgtttatctatcaaaaaaaaaaaagattgaaattgATTGAGAGCCATCTAAAGAGATGTgtagggagggagggaggggaagagagagagagcttaACGGTCTGTTTGATTACCTTTGAGTAATTTTATGTCTTAGATTATCTGAgtgttcttttcattttttttttaatttctgttttattttcatttttgtaagcATGTGTTTCAGGGTTGGTATCTTTGATGAATCTTCCATTTACTGTCTTGACTCCTGATACATTtggcatattttttttatcccatTTGCATTCTTTTCAAGCTTGAAATGTATTTTACTCAAGAATCTGAAATACACATCTTCCAAATCAGTGCAATTCATCTCACCAGTTCACCATTAacatatatttacatttttgttatggCAAAATGTTAAGTTTCTTGTGTTCTCAGGGTAATGGAAGCTGCTTGATGATGACAGGGTGCTTTTACGAATGTGTTGCGCTGCATGTAACATTACAGGCTTCTGGCTCCCTTTGGTCCGAATACTTTCTGCCACAATTGGCTTTAAGAATGCTAAGGAGAAAAAAGGGAGAAGGAAAAACAATATTTATGGATCAAGGAATGAGCCACTGGTTTGGTTTGTGGATTCAGACTTGGTGAAATCATCTCCTCAGTGTTATTTGCACTTAGGGCCGATGTTATTTACttttagttttgattatttgggaaaaaaaaaaaggaaaaaaaaaaagaaaaaaaaaaagaaaagaaaaagaaaaaaaagggccTTTGAACAAGACATTTTGAGCATTTATTTAGTGTAGTGGGATTTTAGAATTACCTTCCACCTAGTTTCACTCATACCTGTGATTCGTCCAATTATTGAAGTATTTACCACTAAGGTTTTCCgttctcccccccccccccccctctttttTAGCAGGGCGATATTCCAGTTTCTAGTTTCTGTTATCTTGTGATTCTTCAATTATTGAAgctttttttatgttaattttgtgGTCATGGTAGGTTTTTATGTTGAGGAGATGAAGTTTTGGCCTTTAACAGGAACTAAATTATTGATAAGAAGACCATCTGCGCCTTCTGGTTCTCGGTAGAAGATTTGAGGGCATGTTTGGTAATGCTTTTGACAATGATTTTCCAAAACTAGTTTTCTGAATCCTGACCAAACTACCTCTTCTCCTATGGATGCCTTGATATCAAGACGATAAATGGATAACCATAAAGCCTCGGATCCGAAACTGAAACAGTGGAAGAGAAAGGCCCAAGGCCCCTAATTCCgaagaacctaataagcattgtttaaaggaaaggagaagaaaagctACAACTAGGCTTATCAGTTATCAACTTATCACAATCCAGCAATGCAAACACGGTTATATGCACAACATAGAGACGAATTCATACATATAAGGAAATCAACAAGCCAAATATACAAATTAGGCAAACTCATTGCCCCATTCTCATTCTTTGGGTCCTTCAAATTTTAGCCTAAAAATCAAAGCTGCCGAGACATCCATGAAGCTTCTTTGGTGCAGTTCCTGACGCACGGTATTTGGCAGCTGCCTCCTCTATCTTGAGAAGATTTTCCCTGCGCTTGGCTTCAATCATTGCCCTCTTTTCTTCGGTTGCCTTGTGGATTTCAGCGATCTTGTTCTTCATTCTCTCTCCATATTCTGCCTTCTTCTTCTCCAATTTTTCCTGTTCTTGTCAGAGTTTTATCATGACAATGTTCATCCCAATGACAATAATTAACAGGGAAGAAGAAGGAACCCAACAAAGTTGTTTTACCTCCATCTTCTTCAGTTGAGCCTCTGCAGATGCTTTCATGCTATTCTCCCATGTTCCAGTCGCCGACTGCATTTTATGTGCCCTGCTCATCCAGCTGTTATTAAAACACACATAAACTCAATTCTATAGCTACCAACTTGGAAGTTCTCTTACCTGTTCTCTGCTTTGGACTTTTCGCTTTCTTCCCATGCTTTGATCAAGGCCAACCTCTTCTCGGTTTCGATTGCAGCAAGCACAGCATCTCAAGAACCAAAATTGAAGTTAGTCGTTTTTTGTGAATCCAATCTATGAATAATGAAAGTAAGTTCAGTGATGACTTATATTTACCTCTTTCAGCCGTTGCTCCTGAGTTTTTCTCATTGGGGTTGTCTGTTGCCTCTGTGCAAATGAAGAAGTATTTTGACATGTTAAGAGTGTGAAAGAATGGAACTCGTATAAGGATATCTCAAATGTTGTTTTGAAAAGCATATTTAGCATTCATTCAAAAACTCCTTATTGTATGTTTGGCCACTGAGAAAATTATAAGCCTAAAAGAAGATAAACTAGGAAAGGAGAGGAAGAGAGTACTTTCAACATTGGCAGATGTTTTTGAACGAGAGACCTTGTCCACAGGGTCAGGCAGTGGAATCACACTCTTCTCTTGAGCTTGGTCCTCTGCAGCTACCTCACTTGTATCTTTCTTTGCTTCCTCTGCTCCCATGATTCCCACGAAAGCCCGAAAACAGAACTCAccagagaaaaggaaaaacactTTGGATGTTTTGGAAACAACCAAAGAAGATGCGATCTCCAAAATATGATGGTGGATACAAATAGGAGATGGAAAATGGGGCCAACCAAAACTGTATGTACAAGAGCTTGCCTGGATGGTGTAATCTAGTACCCTAGCAATCTGTAGTAGAAAATGACGATTAGTAATCACCTGGTCCCTAGCACAACTACTTTGATGCCCACTTAATCCTTTGGCAGTACCTTTTTGGCTTCAAAGTAAAATCATGTCATCTTtcttggcctttttttttttttttaatgaatcatAAATAGGAGGAAGACAATCCAATTTACCCAAAAATTTAAGgaagtgttttgaaaaatagtttttaaaaaactgttttctatgatgttttgtaaaacaaaaatgttttaacatgttttttatgttttaaaaataaaatttacatataatgatttattatatttatttttcatatttgtataattatcttttaaaataattctcacaAGACAACTAAAACCAATTAAAAGTTATTATCttataacaatatattttttgttttcaaaaaacataaaattcattttctattttcttattctcaaatgtatttactttttattttattttgaagaacaaaaaactattttaaaaaacagtttaaTTATCAAATAGCTTTACTAACCTATTATGATTTCTCAATTCTCAATTGGGTATATTCATCAATGGATCAGGGTTTTCATGGCAATGGTTAGTTCTAGTTTGGTGAGAATTTTAGTTCAATGGTGATGGGTATGGGTCATGCTTAAGAAGGAAGGCAATTTAACTACCAGAAGCAGGTTGTGGGATTATTCAATCACCATCCTAGCCATCCCTTTGAAATTGAACAATAcctaaacacacacacacacacactatggccttacaaaaaatttaaacatcACCTAAAACTAAGCTACTAATTTGAGCCTAAATCAGCtatttttttggcttaataACTGTCTGTTGGGTTTAACTATTAGACCCACCTCACCCACCATTGGATCATATTTCACATTCCTTCTCTCTTCTAGATGGCATATAGGCAACCTTAGGATTTAACTATTAGACCCACCTCACCAACCATTAGGATCATATTTACTTCACATTCTTACCAAATTCAAGACCATATATATACAACATAAGCTTCACCCGATATGGTTATGTATTAGTTAAAGTCGGTTTGATGCACATTATTAGTCAATTATCTAATAACTTAATCTTTTGGATCAAATTTGTAGTTTAACATGATATTTGAGTctcgatttttaaaaatatcgaTTAAAAATCGATAGGACATTAAGACTTTAACCCAAGTCGACTCTATATATTAAcccatgtttttcaaaaatattaattttaatatatgtttttgtgAGATATGGTAAATAAGGAttgaatgagaaaaaataaataaattgtatttaaattaattgttcCTACGTTAAGGGGTGATAGAAGAAGTGGTGTGAAGGCTGGTGGAAATGGTTAAATATTGCCATGATGAAGTAAGTGGATGGGATTAGAATTGGAAGTTGGAGGGTATCATCGAAACAACTAAAAAGTCAAGGCCCACCCATTTCAGTGAGCTGAAAGTTGGTACATGTAATAATCAGCTGGCATGAAAAACCCACCTAATTAATCATGATTCTAAAGCTTCATGGATTGCTGTAGCTAACggttaaaaatcattcattgtAATATCCTCTGTGTACCAAAATTGACATCGCATATCACTTGACGCAGAACTTAGGGGCAATTCAGAGgctttatttttgcattaataaaaGGGTTTAGCATATGAACAAGGCCATGGGCAATGATTGATTGGACTATTGGGCTAGGCCCATATGGGTTTCAGCccatgagatttttttaagCCCACATTTTGGGTTGTTCTTTTAGGTGTCTTAAAGCCCAAATATAGATAGCATCTAGAGATTCTTTGATGCATGGAAGAACCGAATTAAATATGTCcggaagagagaaaagaagaggCAATATTCTACAACTGATGGCACAAGTTAAGGTGTGAAGATGAAGTTTTTGTAAGTGATTCTTTCAACTTTGTGTATGAAAATCTTTTCTTAGTatctcttaacttttttttttttttttttttttgactttgtATTTCTATGACTATGGGTTTTCATCCTACATACTAATGTATTTTTATTACTCTATagttaagggttttttttttttttttttttttttaattaaaaataatttgttttcaaatttcagatgatttgtttttaaaatttttgttaatttattatttattttaaatttttttttctaaacataagaaattcaaaatatttgatttttaaaatattaaaataacctactaatttttctttactcttaatacttaatagagataaaatatttaaaaaacaaatacttaatgtaattaaatactatttaagtttaaattctatttaaaattaggtaaaaaatataaacaccattatttttaatttttataggactaaaagaaattatgcttttttatttttttaacaaagtttataaaattttatatgaattttcactcattacatatatatatcagtattttgattttacgaaatacttcgattttacgtcactgatattttgtaaaaattaattaaaattttgaaaataataaaaaaaaaaccataaaaaattatataagaaataaaaatagacattttaaagtgtttttttttaaagatgatatatatatatatatatatatatatatatatatatatataatttatactaatatccttcataaaaaatataaattttataaatatacattttttattaaaattatccaaatatttaaaaatgaataaaatatcaataaaatatttgaaaaaaatcaaaattttatatcaacATCCATATTCAGAGATATCGAGGATAAATCGGCTATGTATAGAGATATTTGAAATCTTATTCCAACAACCATGATCCTAGCCCCCACCTTCCCAACGACCAAAGATTATGGACTTGAAATGATACTGAAACATGTGACATTTCATGTCTGGTGGTACGCACCGGCACCGATGACTAAGAGTAACAGAGCCCATTGTAAGTCAAGCGTGACCCACCGTTTGGACCGACGctataataatagtaatactaataatacaaaatataattatttagcACCTAAGGTTCAACCATTTTGAGTGGCTATATATTTTCTCGAATGTGGTGAAGTTAGCGTTAAGCCCATCGAGTGTTGCCAAATTTCAAAGCAACTCTCACGTGGCTGCACGTGACGTGCTTGCTCCTCTGGTTCCCAATCCCATGTCCTCCCACCGAAACACCAAAAACCAAAGCTTGGAAATTGATATGGACTTTCTTCTCCCTCCACTCCTCCAAACGATGATTATGGTTCTCTTTAATTACCATTATAACCTATTTCGAATTGATTTTTCAGAGAATTAAAAGTTTTCAGGTATTTTGAtgccctttttaaaaaataaataaataaaaaatagatattaaataaaattttacaataaaatataaagtttgaattaatgatggAGTTAGAAAATGAACTGAGAAAATGGTAAAATACAATAACATATTTCAAAAGGGTATAAATGAATCGATTTATCGCGTGCTATAATGATAATGAATGAGTTTTTTCCCTTTCCCTAAGGGGTATTTCCCCTTGTGAACACCATGTGGTTTTGTTTCGGGTTTGAGCTAGCAtctacaaaatttatttttacatttttgataaatgatttattaataaaatatttgatgagACAAATTATGATTTGACTAGTTATTTTAGTGGGCAAAGGTTAGTGACTTGATTATGATTAATTGAAAAGTTAGTAGGGACTTAGTGGACTCaacttaataaagaaaaatcaacttataatatattaaaaaattaacttccatcattaattagtttaattaatattatataagtcGGTGAACACGATTTTATCCCAAATTAGTCAAAAAGGGTTTTGGAAAATACCATGCATCTCATGTATTTTCTCTTCAATTTTGGTCATGCTTGTCTTTGTTTGGAAGACTTTTGGTACACTAATAGCTTCTATGTGTCAAGAATTTTGCACCCCAAGATCTAAAATGGATCTTGATCATTgtaatttaatgattaagacATTTACCTTTGATTAATGGTAAAAAAAAGGTGTCATAATTACCAAATCTCgtataattacttttaaattattcttttataaatacgAATTCACAagtttcattcactttttgtACAAAtataggaattttaaaaatattaaaaataattttagaaaaaaccaCCATTGTTCCTATTAAATTAGATTTCACAAAAATTTATCAGTTTAAAAGACaggtttaatataaaaatagaacaaataagAGTAACATGCA
Proteins encoded in this window:
- the LOC117905305 gene encoding remorin-like; the encoded protein is MGAEEAKKDTSEVAAEDQAQEKSVIPLPDPVDKVSRSKTSANVEKATDNPNEKNSGATAERDAVLAAIETEKRLALIKAWEESEKSKAENRAHKMQSATGTWENSMKASAEAQLKKMEEKLEKKKAEYGERMKNKIAEIHKATEEKRAMIEAKRRENLLKIEEAAAKYRASGTAPKKLHGCLGSFDF